A single genomic interval of Deferribacter autotrophicus harbors:
- a CDS encoding type II toxin-antitoxin system VapB family antitoxin — MRTTIDIPDELIKQAMEITKIKTKKKLIITALEELIRKNKIEQIKEFKGKVDLNIDLNKLRDRNAGIS, encoded by the coding sequence GTGAGAACAACAATTGACATCCCTGATGAGTTAATTAAACAAGCTATGGAAATAACAAAAATAAAAACAAAGAAAAAATTAATTATTACTGCTCTGGAAGAACTTATTAGAAAAAATAAAATAGAACAAATCAAAGAATTTAAGGGTAAAGTTGATCTTAATATTGATTTAAATAAATTGAGAGATAGAAATGCTGGTATTAGTTGA
- a CDS encoding DUF456 domain-containing protein — MFIFKLLIIIFQSIAVLTNFFGLPGNIISLVFPLIAYLFHWIELKILVIIIIFIIIGEILEFIAGYFSTKAEGLEKGTFTASLIVSIIFSILMAPILFGLGALIGAFLGAFVGAVIYEYLKHADFKKSLKRGIAVFKGRILGTLLKLLIGIGTIAINAINLF; from the coding sequence ATGTTCATATTTAAATTATTGATTATCATCTTTCAAAGCATTGCTGTTTTGACAAACTTTTTTGGACTGCCAGGAAATATCATCTCACTTGTCTTCCCCCTAATCGCTTATCTTTTTCACTGGATTGAATTAAAAATACTGGTTATTATAATTATTTTCATAATTATCGGTGAGATTCTTGAATTTATTGCCGGATATTTCAGTACCAAAGCGGAAGGGCTCGAAAAAGGGACCTTCACTGCCTCTTTAATAGTAAGCATTATTTTCAGCATTCTTATGGCACCAATACTTTTCGGATTAGGCGCTTTAATCGGAGCATTTTTAGGTGCATTTGTGGGGGCAGTAATTTATGAGTATTTAAAGCATGCTGACTTCAAAAAATCTTTAAAAAGAGGAATTGCAGTTTTTAAAGGGAGAATATTGGGGACTCTTTTGAAACTTTTAATCGGTATTGGCACTATAGCAATCAACGCTATTAACCTATTTTAA
- a CDS encoding PIN domain-containing protein: MLVLVDSSVWIQYFKSGEGVEKLDSLIDRDVIVTNKIILAELVPFLKIKKQNKLVTLFQSLRETELNINWDEIIEIQYKCLKAGINGIGIPDLIIAQNAFQNKCKLYTLDRHFNLLQKVLGIELFS; the protein is encoded by the coding sequence ATGCTGGTATTAGTTGATAGCTCTGTATGGATACAATATTTTAAAAGTGGCGAAGGTGTTGAAAAACTTGATTCTTTAATAGACAGAGATGTTATTGTTACAAACAAAATTATTCTTGCAGAACTTGTACCATTTTTAAAAATAAAAAAGCAAAATAAATTAGTAACTCTTTTTCAGTCGTTGCGAGAAACAGAATTGAATATTAACTGGGATGAGATTATTGAGATTCAGTATAAATGTTTAAAGGCTGGAATTAATGGGATAGGGATACCAGATTTAATAATTGCTCAAAATGCTTTTCAAAATAAATGTAAGTTATATACACTTGATCGACATTTTAATTTACTTCAAAAAGTTTTAGGAATAGAACTTTTTAGTTAA
- the larA gene encoding nickel-dependent lactate racemase, translating into MKLPYGKSHVDINIKKDFDLLNISIDKEPLSIDEIFLKLEEAPVYSEGFSRVLENARKILFIVPDITRKSGLNHFFPVLIKKIEEVGVPFSIIFATGTHRKVTEDEKKWIITDEVYEKYKDRLIDHDPDDPQQLEYFGKTKNGTPILLNKAYLEHDTIIPIASVSYHYFAGFGGGRKMILPGIASRKSALNNHKLVLDIRNSRKHPLATAGNLKQNPVNDDIVEAVMIARRGKTFFAINTILNDKGEIIDLTCGDLFMSHIAATELLKKYTMRKVDKKYDLIFVSCGGFPKDINMVQAQKSLDRVVSIAEEGADILFFAECQDGYGNDYFEQFFDINDSNEMFQKLVDDYQINRQTAYSLKVKTEKYNVYFYSNFDETDCKRMGFKKLEDLSKIDELVEKRNNIAVVPDAYNIFFDVKI; encoded by the coding sequence ATGAAATTACCTTACGGTAAGTCCCATGTGGATATAAATATAAAGAAAGATTTCGATCTTTTAAATATAAGTATCGATAAAGAGCCTTTGAGTATAGATGAAATATTTTTAAAATTAGAAGAGGCACCTGTTTATAGTGAAGGTTTTAGCAGAGTTTTAGAAAATGCCAGAAAAATCCTTTTTATTGTCCCTGATATTACTAGAAAATCCGGTTTAAACCATTTTTTCCCTGTATTAATAAAAAAGATTGAAGAAGTAGGTGTTCCCTTTTCAATAATTTTTGCCACAGGTACCCATAGAAAAGTAACTGAAGATGAGAAAAAGTGGATAATTACCGATGAGGTTTACGAAAAATATAAAGATAGATTGATAGATCACGATCCTGACGATCCTCAACAGCTTGAATATTTTGGAAAAACAAAAAACGGTACGCCAATTTTATTGAATAAGGCATATCTGGAACATGATACAATTATCCCCATTGCGTCCGTGAGTTATCACTATTTTGCAGGTTTTGGTGGCGGTAGAAAGATGATTTTGCCGGGTATTGCTTCCAGAAAGAGTGCGCTAAACAATCATAAGCTAGTACTTGATATTAGGAATAGTCGAAAGCATCCTTTAGCTACAGCCGGAAATTTAAAACAGAATCCTGTAAATGATGATATTGTGGAAGCGGTGATGATAGCAAGAAGGGGAAAAACTTTTTTTGCCATAAATACCATTTTGAATGACAAGGGAGAAATAATAGATCTCACTTGCGGAGACCTCTTTATGTCCCATATCGCAGCCACAGAGCTGTTGAAGAAATATACAATGCGAAAAGTGGATAAGAAATATGATTTGATATTTGTATCTTGTGGCGGATTTCCTAAGGATATTAATATGGTACAGGCCCAAAAATCTTTGGATAGGGTGGTGAGTATTGCCGAAGAAGGAGCTGATATCCTGTTTTTTGCTGAATGTCAGGATGGGTATGGAAACGATTATTTTGAGCAATTTTTTGATATAAATGATTCGAATGAAATGTTTCAAAAATTGGTGGATGATTACCAGATAAATAGGCAAACTGCTTATTCACTGAAGGTTAAAACCGAAAAATACAATGTGTATTTCTACTCAAATTTTGATGAAACTGATTGTAAAAGAATGGGGTTTAAAAAACTCGAAGATTTGTCAAAAATCGATGAGTTGGTAGAAAAGAGAAACAACATTGCAGTTGTGCCGGATGCATACAATATATTTTTTGATGTTAAAATTTAA